ACTAGCACGATATGCAACTGCTGTCAAACAAATTCGTAGCACGAGTAATAATGTAATTGTTCTTGATAATGGAGACCTTATTCAAGGCACACCCCTAATGACATATTACGTAAAGCAGCGTGCTACTACGGACATCAACCCAATGATACAGACAATGAATCACATAGGGATTGATGCTGGTGTCATCGGAAATCATGAATTCAACTATGGGAAAACTATTTTACAAGCTGCTATCGAGCAATCGAATTTCCCTTGGCTCGCCGCAAACGTGATTGATGTGGAAACAAATGAACCCAAATACGGTCCTCCATATCTTATAAAAACGATTCAGGGTGGCATTAAAGTTGCGATTATAGGAGTCACTACACATTACATACCGAATTGGGAATCTCCAGAGCATATTTCGGGTATACGCTTTAACGACGCATTCGAAACGGTACAATCCTTGGTACCCTATGTGCGTCAAAATGAGAAACCCGATTTAGTCGTTGTATCCTATCATGGTGGATTTGAACGTGATATCGAAACAGGTGAAGCCACAGAAGCAATTACGGGAGAAAATCAAGGTCATGCAATGTGCCAAATCGACGGAATTGATGTGCTACTGACCGGTCACCAGCATCGTGAGCTTACCGGGAAAATAAATGATGTTTTGGTAATCCAGTCAGGAAATAATGGATCCTTTTACGGTAAGGTAGATGTTCAATTTACGAAAAGCACACACGGTTGGGAAGTTACCAATAAACAAGCGCATTTGCAGTCATTAGAACATACATCACCTGATGCAGATATTTTACATATGACTGAGAAGCTTGAAACATCAACCCAACAATGGCTCGATCAGCCGATAGGGTATATTAAAGGCGAGATGACAATTGATGATCCATTTCAAGTCCGTATCGACAAGCACCCTTTTATTGAATTCATTCAAAAAGTACAAATGGAAGCAAGTGGCGCAGATATTTC
This genomic interval from Virgibacillus pantothenticus contains the following:
- a CDS encoding bifunctional metallophosphatase/5'-nucleotidase gives rise to the protein MLTLENKPVHLTIVYTSDIHGHIMPINYGTNEEAASGLARYATAVKQIRSTSNNVIVLDNGDLIQGTPLMTYYVKQRATTDINPMIQTMNHIGIDAGVIGNHEFNYGKTILQAAIEQSNFPWLAANVIDVETNEPKYGPPYLIKTIQGGIKVAIIGVTTHYIPNWESPEHISGIRFNDAFETVQSLVPYVRQNEKPDLVVVSYHGGFERDIETGEATEAITGENQGHAMCQIDGIDVLLTGHQHRELTGKINDVLVIQSGNNGSFYGKVDVQFTKSTHGWEVTNKQAHLQSLEHTSPDADILHMTEKLETSTQQWLDQPIGYIKGEMTIDDPFQVRIDKHPFIEFIQKVQMEASGADISVTALLNNTSKGFTSTVTMRDVVANYMYPNTLVVLELQGKDIKAALEKSAAYFTLDESGSIMVNPAFEKPKPQHYNYDMWEGITYTINVAKPIGERVKELRYHGQPISKEGKYHVVLNNYRANGGGDYTMFQNKPVVKEIQKDAVELIREYFERYSTIEATVTKNFKVIAE